The candidate division KSB1 bacterium genome window below encodes:
- a CDS encoding AMP-binding protein, which produces NELFVKTKLFNEYGPTEGTVWSSVYDCSAQKLETQVPIGNPILNSQIYLLNANMRPVPVGVPGELYIGGPGLTRGYLDRPELAADKLVPNPFGDEPGARLYRTGDLARYLPDGNIEFLGRADHQVKIRGYRIELEEIETVLNQHAAVKENVIVAKDTSSEQETPAGGEERLVAYVVRENSQQPKITELRSFINERLPEFMVPAIFVFLESLPLTPNGKVDRKALPEPDRARPDLEETFVGPRNQVEEVLTGIWTEILDIEKVGVYDNFFELGGHSILVTRLVSRIRDALQVEVPLRTIFEMPTVAELTEMLFQDPEKRFKIEKTAELLVKLANLSETEAAAMLEEKLGN; this is translated from the coding sequence CAACGAGCTATTTGTCAAAACTAAGTTGTTTAATGAATATGGACCAACAGAAGGTACGGTTTGGTCTAGTGTCTATGATTGCAGCGCTCAAAAGTTAGAGACGCAAGTGCCTATTGGCAATCCTATTCTTAATTCGCAAATTTATCTGCTGAATGCTAATATGAGGCCGGTTCCTGTCGGCGTACCTGGAGAACTTTACATCGGTGGACCTGGATTGACGCGCGGCTATTTAGATAGACCGGAGCTTGCTGCAGATAAACTTGTTCCGAATCCTTTTGGGGACGAGCCCGGAGCACGGCTCTACAGGACTGGTGATTTGGCTCGCTATCTACCGGACGGTAATATTGAGTTTCTGGGACGTGCCGATCACCAGGTCAAGATCCGCGGCTATCGCATTGAGCTTGAAGAAATTGAGACGGTGCTAAATCAACATGCAGCAGTGAAGGAAAACGTAATTGTTGCCAAAGACACTTCTTCCGAACAAGAGACGCCGGCTGGCGGAGAGGAACGGCTAGTCGCTTATGTTGTGCGTGAAAATAGCCAGCAGCCCAAAATTACGGAATTGCGCAGTTTCATAAATGAACGACTTCCAGAGTTTATGGTGCCGGCAATTTTCGTTTTCCTGGAATCTTTACCCCTGACTCCTAATGGTAAAGTAGACCGAAAGGCTCTCCCGGAACCCGATCGCGCCCGTCCCGATTTGGAAGAAACTTTTGTTGGGCCGCGCAACCAGGTTGAGGAAGTCTTAACGGGTATTTGGACAGAAATTCTCGATATTGAAAAAGTCGGCGTCTATGATAATTTTTTCGAACTGGGGGGACACTCAATTTTGGTTACCCGGCTCGTCTCCAGAATTCGAGATGCCTTGCAGGTTGAAGTGCCATTGCGGACTATTTTCGAAATGCCTACCGTTGCCGAGTTGACTGAAATGCTTTTTCAAGATCCGGAGAAAAGATTTAAAATTGAAAAGACTGCAGAGCTGCTCGTGAAATTGGCTAATCTTTCTGAGACAGAAGCAGCAGCAATGCTTGAAGAAAAACTTGGTAATTAA